The Actinomycetota bacterium region CTCCGCGGCCTCGACCCCGATCCCGATGAGGGCGTCCGCGCGGGCGCGACGGAGCGTGATCGTCTCCCGGGGCGGGACGGATCCGACGTCGACCTGTCCCTGGGCGACGGTGCCCTGGGCCCACAGCCTCATGAGCTCGGCGCAGAGGGCGGCTGCCCCCGGGACCGCCCCCGGGTCGGCCCCGCGTTCGAAGCGCCTGGAGGCCTCGGTGACGAGCCCGTGCCTGCGGGCGGTACGTGCGATGACGGCCGGCGTGAAGTGCGCCGACTCTATGAGCACGCGCGAGGTGGTGGACGAGACCTCGCTGGACGCCCCGCCCATGACCCCGGCGAGCGCCTGGGGGGCGGAGGCGTCCGCGATCACCAGGTCGTCGGGCGCGAGGTCACGGTCCACACCGTCGAGCGTGGCCATCCGTTCGCCCGCGCGGGCCCACCTGACCACGATGCGCTCCTCCACCAGCCGGTCGAGGTCGAAGGCGTGCAGGGGCTGGCCGGTGAGGAGCAGGACGTAGTTCGTCGCGTCGACCAGGTTCCCGAGCGGACGCATCCCGCAGGCGGCGATGCGGCGCTGGACGGCGAGCGGGCTCTGGTCGTACACGACCCCCTCCACGACCATCGCCAGGTACCGGGGACACCCCTCGGGGGCCTCGATGTCCACACGCGTCAGCGTGGCCACGTCCGGACCGTCCGCCTGGTGGGAGGCCGCCTCCGGACGAACGGACCCGCCGAACAGGACCGCCACCTCCCTCGCCACCCCGAATACGGACAGCAGGTCCGGCCGGTTCGGCGTGATCTCGAGCTCGAGGATCTCATCGCGCAGCCCGAGCATCTCCGGCACGTCGGCTCCCACCGGGGCATCGGGACCGAGGACGAGGATCCCCCCGTGGTCGTCGGAGACGCCGAGCTCCTTCGCGGAGCAGAGCATCCCCTGTGACTCGAGCCCGCCGGGCATCGGACGGACGGAGATCGGCACGTCGAGCGTGGTCACCCTGGCTCCCGGGAGCGCGACCGGGACCCGGTCGCCCACCGAGAAGTTCTTGGCTCCGGCGACGATCTGATACCGCCCTCGGGGACCCGCGTCGACCTCGGCCACGCACAGCTTCTCCGAGACCTCGACGTCGCGGACGGACAGGACGTCTCCCACGTATATGCCGGAGACGTCCTCCCCCATCCGCTCGATCCGCTCCACGCCCACGCCGGCCAAGGCGAGGCGTTCAGCCAGGACATCGGTCGCCACGTCCACGTCGACGAGCTCACGCAGCCAGGAGACGGGGACGCGCATCAGCGCACCAGCGGGAGGCCGCGGAACTGGTCGAGGAACTGCTGGGGGGACTCCAGGAACAGGCGGATGTCGGTGATGCCGTAGCGGATCATCGCCACCCGCTCGATCCCCATCCCGAACGCGAAGCCGGTGTACCGTTCCGGGTCGATGCCGACGGCCTCGAAGACGGCCGGGTCGACCATCCCCGCACCGCCGATCTCCAACCAGCCCGATGCGCACTGGCTGCACCCGGCCCCCCCGCAGAGGTGGCAGGAGACCTCGAGCTGGGCGGACGGCTCGGTGAACGGGAAGAAGGTCGGGACGAGACGGATCCTGGTTCCCGACCCGAAGGCTCCCTGCGCGAAGGCGTCGAGGGTCCCGGTGAGGTCGGCCATCGACAGGCCCTCGTCGACGGCGAGAGCCTCTATCTGGTGGAACACGGGTGAGTGCGTCGCGTCGGTCTCGTCGCGCCGGTAGGCGCGTCCGGGCGCTACGACGTAGATGGGCGGTTGACGCGTCTCCATCGTCCGGATCTGGACGGGGGACGTGTGGGTTCGAAGGAGCGCCGACCGGGCCGCGAGCGGATCCACGACGTAGAAGCTGTCCATATCCGTGCGGGTCGGGTGGTCGGCCGGGATGTTCAGCGCCTCGAAGTTGTTCCACTCCGTCTCGACCTCGGGGCCCTCGGCGATCTCGTAGCCGAGGCCGACGAACACGTCCTCGAGCGAGCGGACGACCTCGACCAGCGGATGCGGTGCGCCCCGCCGCGGCCGGCGGCCGGGCAAGGTCAGGTCGACCCGGTCGGTGGCGAGCAGCTCGGCCTCCGCCTCCCGCTCGAGCTCGACGCCGCGGGCGCGCACCAGATCCTCGAGACCCGCGCGGATCGCGGTCAGCGCCGGTCCGACCAGGCGCTTCTCCTCGATCGGGAGGTCTTTCATCGTGCGGCCGATCTGGACGAGCCGCGCCTTGCGGCCGAGGTACCGCACGCGCGCCTCCTCGAGGGCGCCCGGGTCGGCGGCGGACCCGATCGCCGCGGCGGCCTCGTCCCGGATCGCCTCGAGCTCGGAGACCACCGAGCTCACGTCGGACCCTCCACCGGAAGGGTGAAGGTGAAGGTGGACCCGGCTCCCGGCTCCGAGGTGGCCACGAGCTCGCCGCCGTGGCTCTCGATCAGCCGACGGGAGATGTACAGGCCCAGTCCGGTGCCGGTCGGGCTCCCGGCCCGGTCGCGCCGGTAGAACTTCCGGAACAGCCTGGACAGGTGGACGGCCGGGATCCCTTCCCCCTCGTCGGACACCGAGACCGACACGCCGTTCGACGAAGCCCGCGTCCGGACCGTCACCCGCCCCCCGTCCGTGTACTTCAGGGCGTTCTCGACCAGGTTGGTGACCACCTGCTCCACCTTGTCCGGGTCGGCCTGGACGCTCGGGACGTCGGGGTCCCCCTCGGTCTCCAGGCTGTGCTCGCCCGACCGGTCCCGCATGCGCTCGGTCACCTTCGTCACGAGCGCCGGGACGTCCACCGCCTGGAGGTTGAGCTTGAGCCGGCCGCTCTCGAGCCGGGAGACGTCGAGGAGCTCGTCGATGAGCCTCTTCACCCGGTCGGCGTCCTCGTTCACCGCGGCCAGCATCTCCCTCTTGGCTGTGTCGTCGAAGAGGTCCCAACGCTTCAGGAGGGTCTGGGTGAACCCCTTCACCGAGGTGAGCGGCGAGCGGATCTCGTGGGAGACGGTCGAGATCAGCTCGACCGTCCGCAGGTCCATCCCCCGGCGGGCGCGAGCGCTCCGCATGGTGAGCACGACCCGCTCCACGGTGCCGTCCGGCGCCTTCTGGTAGGCGGCCAGCAGCGACACCGGGAGGTACCCTCCGCTGCGCGCCAGTTCGTAGTCGCCTTCAGGGATGCCCCGACTGATGGGCGACCGGCGGCCGAGAGGCAGACACTCGTCGAGCCTGCGGCCGGAGGAGTCGCGGAGGACGAAGACCTCCCCGGAGGGGCGTCCCAACGCCTTCTCGGCCGACGTGCTTAGGAGACCCTCCGCGGCCCGGTTCAGGTACTCGATGCGCGGTCCGGGGCCGAGGACGACGACCGCGTCCGGGAGGATGTCGAGAACGTCGGACGCGGACGCCATCGGCGTCACTCCCCGGTCGTCCCCGCCTCCAGACCCGACTTCGCTACCGCGACGAGCGCCGCGAAAGCCTCAGGGTCGCGCACGGCGAGGTCCGCCAGGATCTTGCGGTCGACCTCCACCTCGGCGGAGCGCAGGCCCGCGATGAAGCGGCTGTACGACATGCCGTGCTCACGCACGGCGGCGTTGATCCGCGTGATCCACAGCCGTCGCAGGTCGCGCTTGCGGTTGCGGCGGTCGCGGTAGGCGTACGCCAGCGAGTGCATGACCTGCTCCTTGGCCGCCTTGTAGTGGCGGCCGCGGGAGCCGTAGTAGCCCTTCGCCTGACCGAGGACGTTACGGACCTTGTTGCGATGGGCAGCACCCGACTTCGCGCGCGGCATCGAGGCTCAACTCCTTTCCGCGGATCGGGCTCGGTGCTACTTACCGAGCATCTTCCGAACCTGCTGGGCATCGCCCTCGGGCAGGTTCTCGGTCCCCTTGAGGCGGACCTGACGCGAGGCGCTCTTCGACTTCATGAGGTGGGCTCCCCACGCCTTGCGGTGCCGGACCTTCCCGGTGCGCGTGATGCGGAACCGCTTGGCGGCTCCCTTATTCGGCTTCATCTTCGGCATCGGTACCTCCCGGCTTACCCGTCTCCTTGCGGGTGCGGACCGGCGCCAGCATCATCGTCATGTTCCTCCCGTCGAGCTTGGGGTACGCCTCGACGGTCGCGATGTCGCTCAGCTCCTCGGTCAGCCTCCGCAGGATCCTCTCGCCTAGCTCCGTGTGGGCCATCTCGCGTCCCCGGAACCAGACGGTCACCTTCACCCTGTTCCCGGAGCCCAGGAAACGCTCTATATGGCCCTTCTTGGTCTCGTAGTCGTGGACGCCGATCTTCGGTCGGAACTTGATCTCCTTGACCGTGATCGACGCCTGCTTCTTCCGCGCCTCCTTGGCCCGGATCGACTCCTGGTACTTGAACTTCCCGTAGTCGAGGATGCGGCAGACGGGCGGGTCGGCCATCGGCGCCACCTCGACGAGATCCATGTCGTGGTCGCGCGCCCTGGCCAACGCGTCGGGGGTGCGCATGATCCCCAGCTGGTCCCCCTCCGGGCCGATCACCCTGACCTCGTTCGCGCGGATGCGCTCGTTGATCCGGTGCTCGGGTCCGCTACTGCTGCGCCGATCCTGCCGTATGCCGCATCACTCCTCGGTGTTCCGGACAAAACGAAAGCGGACCACGCAGGGTCCGCTCAGACGGGATGCCCCGTCTCGTCGAACCCCCGGACCATCCACTGGTGGAGGTGAGGGGCACGGGCCCCT contains the following coding sequences:
- the pheT gene encoding phenylalanine--tRNA ligase subunit beta, whose amino-acid sequence is MRVPVSWLRELVDVDVATDVLAERLALAGVGVERIERMGEDVSGIYVGDVLSVRDVEVSEKLCVAEVDAGPRGRYQIVAGAKNFSVGDRVPVALPGARVTTLDVPISVRPMPGGLESQGMLCSAKELGVSDDHGGILVLGPDAPVGADVPEMLGLRDEILELEITPNRPDLLSVFGVAREVAVLFGGSVRPEAASHQADGPDVATLTRVDIEAPEGCPRYLAMVVEGVVYDQSPLAVQRRIAACGMRPLGNLVDATNYVLLLTGQPLHAFDLDRLVEERIVVRWARAGERMATLDGVDRDLAPDDLVIADASAPQALAGVMGGASSEVSSTTSRVLIESAHFTPAVIARTARRHGLVTEASRRFERGADPGAVPGAAALCAELMRLWAQGTVAQGQVDVGSVPPRETITLRRARADALIGIGVEAAETDRLLAGLGCDVRPHEDRAEVLPPSWRPDLTREIDLIEEIARLHGYDAVPMRVPTGARGFLTPAQTLRRRVRDVLLGAGLTEVVLTSFVSDDDLAASGERGEPLRVSNPLSVDQEALRPSLIPGMLRWGQRNTARGLRDLAAYEIGQVFSAWADADSPLPPESLRLGLLVAGDASSGAWHETARPADELDVKGILEVLLAELGVTAWTTGPCDEMPLHPGRSATISLDGAVVGRFGALRPSVARAFDLEGTPAVAEIELEPLIAAAPAALSVVDLPRMPAVRRDITFVLDEHVPSAAVEATIRAAAGPALERVALRDVYTGEPVPSGSRALTYRIVLRAADRTLTDAEADEVRATVAEAVRTLHAAQLR
- the pheS gene encoding phenylalanine--tRNA ligase subunit alpha, with the translated sequence MSSVVSELEAIRDEAAAAIGSAADPGALEEARVRYLGRKARLVQIGRTMKDLPIEEKRLVGPALTAIRAGLEDLVRARGVELEREAEAELLATDRVDLTLPGRRPRRGAPHPLVEVVRSLEDVFVGLGYEIAEGPEVETEWNNFEALNIPADHPTRTDMDSFYVVDPLAARSALLRTHTSPVQIRTMETRQPPIYVVAPGRAYRRDETDATHSPVFHQIEALAVDEGLSMADLTGTLDAFAQGAFGSGTRIRLVPTFFPFTEPSAQLEVSCHLCGGAGCSQCASGWLEIGGAGMVDPAVFEAVGIDPERYTGFAFGMGIERVAMIRYGITDIRLFLESPQQFLDQFRGLPLVR
- a CDS encoding ATP-binding protein; its protein translation is MASASDVLDILPDAVVVLGPGPRIEYLNRAAEGLLSTSAEKALGRPSGEVFVLRDSSGRRLDECLPLGRRSPISRGIPEGDYELARSGGYLPVSLLAAYQKAPDGTVERVVLTMRSARARRGMDLRTVELISTVSHEIRSPLTSVKGFTQTLLKRWDLFDDTAKREMLAAVNEDADRVKRLIDELLDVSRLESGRLKLNLQAVDVPALVTKVTERMRDRSGEHSLETEGDPDVPSVQADPDKVEQVVTNLVENALKYTDGGRVTVRTRASSNGVSVSVSDEGEGIPAVHLSRLFRKFYRRDRAGSPTGTGLGLYISRRLIESHGGELVATSEPGAGSTFTFTLPVEGPT
- the rplT gene encoding 50S ribosomal protein L20; the protein is MPRAKSGAAHRNKVRNVLGQAKGYYGSRGRHYKAAKEQVMHSLAYAYRDRRNRKRDLRRLWITRINAAVREHGMSYSRFIAGLRSAEVEVDRKILADLAVRDPEAFAALVAVAKSGLEAGTTGE
- the rpmI gene encoding 50S ribosomal protein L35, with product MKPNKGAAKRFRITRTGKVRHRKAWGAHLMKSKSASRQVRLKGTENLPEGDAQQVRKMLGK
- the infC gene encoding translation initiation factor IF-3 — protein: MNERIRANEVRVIGPEGDQLGIMRTPDALARARDHDMDLVEVAPMADPPVCRILDYGKFKYQESIRAKEARKKQASITVKEIKFRPKIGVHDYETKKGHIERFLGSGNRVKVTVWFRGREMAHTELGERILRRLTEELSDIATVEAYPKLDGRNMTMMLAPVRTRKETGKPGGTDAEDEAE